The Alkalihalophilus pseudofirmus nucleotide sequence AAGAGTGGATTGCAGATGTAAAAGATAATGCAGGAGCTATCCTTGAAGGTCATGGAGATATCCGTCGTGCGGTCGGGGCTGGTGAGTTTACATTTGGTCTAGTAAACAACTACTACTATCACCAACAGCTTCAAGAGCCTACTGATAACAACGTTGGAGTTATTTACCCAGATCAGGGTGAGGGAGAAATGGGAGCTGTTGTGAACGCAGCAGGAGTCGGACTTGTGAAGGATGCTCCAAATGCTCAAAGTGCTCAAGTATTCCTTGATTGGATTTTAGAAGAAGAGAATCAACGTGAATTCTCATATGAGTCACTTGAGGTTCCAATTAATCCAGAAATTGAAGCTGTGGAAGGTGCAGCAACAATCTCAGATTATAAAACACACGATATGCCACTAAGTCAATTAGGCGAAGTGTGGGAAGATACACGTGAACTTATTGAACAAGCTGGTCTTGACCTAGACCTGTAAGAGATAATTATTGGGCGAGTGGGAGATGTGACGTCATGAGTCAGCACCTAGATAACGAAAAAAATAATAGTAAAACCCCTCAGGTTGGAGACGATATGTCTCCAACCTCTCGCCGTTTATTTAAAGGGATCCGGTTCAATAGGAATCGAGGAAGCAGGCCAGGCGGGGTTTTATTTACATTTGCAGCGTTAACCGGTTTATTAATGGCCATACCAGTCTTTTATGTCGTATGGAGATCATTATTTGCTGGTACAGACAGGTGGATGCGCTTACTGGATTCACGCATTCCTCAGTTAATTTGGAATACGATGTCTTTAACCTTTATGGTTACTTTATTTGCGGTCTCAATCGGCGTGTTGCTGGCATGGATTGTTAATCGTACAAGTCTGCCCGGGAGGAAAATGTGGCAGTGGCTGCTTGCTCTTCCTTTAGTTATACCGCCATACGTAGGGGCTGTTACTTATATTATTGTATTTGGGCCTAGGGGATGGCTATGGAGAGAGTGGCGTGAGAACGAGTGGCTGCTGAATGTATTCGGTGAATACCCAATTAATGTTTATTCGTTTTGGGGGGTATTTGCGGTTCTTACCTTATTCACCTATCCATATGTATTTTTAATTGCCAGCGCTTCACTTAGAAAAATGAACCGTAACTATGAAGAAGTGGCAAGGTCACAAGGAATGACGACTTCACAAATTTTTTGGAAAGTGAACATTCCATTTCTTCGTCCCGCAATTGGTGCTGGAGCTATCCTAATTGCTTTATATGTGCTGTCAGATTTCGGTGCGATTGCGATGATGCGGTATACAACATTTACAGCAGCTATTTACTACCAAATGGGAAGTTATGATAATGTTTCAGCTACGGTTTTAAGTGTGGTATTAATTGTCCTTACACTAGTTATTTTGTGGATTGAATCCAGAACTAAGAAGAAACAATCGTATTATCAAACAAGTAATACATTTAAAGAGCCTGACATTTTAAGTCTTGGAAAATGGAAATGGCCAGCGCTTATATTTGTAAGCACAATTTTCTTCATCTCAGTTATCTTGCCGGTTATTGTCCTCGTTTATTGGTCGGTTCTTGGCCTTGGGGCAGGGGCATTGGATTCAAGATTCTGGGGATATGCATGGAATAGTGTGAAGGTTTCTGGTATGGCAGCTCTCATTTGTATGATCTTAGCTCTGCCAGTAGTTTACTTGCGCTCTAGGTATCCTTCCAAAGTATCTGCTATTATTGAAAAGATGAGCTATGCAGGTTATGCGTTACCTGGAGTCATTGTAGCACTTGGAATCATCTTTATTTTTAATCAGTATATACCTATGCTTTATAATACATTTTATTTGGTGGCCATTGCTTTTGTGATTCGGTTTTTACCACAGGCAATGCAGTCAACAGATGCTTCGCTCAGCCTCATTTCTCCACGGATAGACGAGGCAGCGAGAAGCCTGGGCCAGCCTCCTTGGAAGGTCATGATCAAAGTAATTATTCCATCTATTCTGCCTGGTATCCTGGCAGGGGGTGCACTCGTATTTGTAAGCAGTATTAAAGAGCTTCCGGCTACTTTATTACTCAGACCTCCTGGGTTTGATACACTTGCAGTACGTATTTGGGTAGAGACAAGCGAAGCCATTTACCATATGGCGGCACCCGCGGCTTTGCTTATTGTTATCGTTTCTATCATTCCTTTGCGCTATTTGCTTAAAAAGTATTAACGATTACCTTACTAACTTCGAAGGGGTCCTGAAAAGGGAACCTCTTTTTTATTTGACTGAAAATTTAATTGACAATGAGAATCTTTTTCATTTAAAATAAAGTGAGAATAATTATCAACGAAGGAGTGTAATATATGTCTTCTTTATTAATAGTCGGAGCGGATCGTCTTGGGAGTATTCCTCAGAAACTAGAAGGGTTGGGTTTTAAACAGATTACACATGTAGATGGGAGAAAGGCGCAGATGGTAAAGAAAGAAATTCCATCTCATATTGACCTTATATTAGTTCTTACCGATTTTATTAATCATAATTTAACTTCTGTACTGAAGAAAAAGGCTGCTGAACAAAACATTCCGATTTGTTACGCGAAACGTTCTTGGTGTTCTATTTATCAGTCGATTGGGCGATGTAATTATGAGTGTAATAAAGAGAGTCAATGTCCATTTAAATAATGAAAAGTGAGGTGGAATAAAGATGGTG carries:
- a CDS encoding ABC transporter permease, translated to MSQHLDNEKNNSKTPQVGDDMSPTSRRLFKGIRFNRNRGSRPGGVLFTFAALTGLLMAIPVFYVVWRSLFAGTDRWMRLLDSRIPQLIWNTMSLTFMVTLFAVSIGVLLAWIVNRTSLPGRKMWQWLLALPLVIPPYVGAVTYIIVFGPRGWLWREWRENEWLLNVFGEYPINVYSFWGVFAVLTLFTYPYVFLIASASLRKMNRNYEEVARSQGMTTSQIFWKVNIPFLRPAIGAGAILIALYVLSDFGAIAMMRYTTFTAAIYYQMGSYDNVSATVLSVVLIVLTLVILWIESRTKKKQSYYQTSNTFKEPDILSLGKWKWPALIFVSTIFFISVILPVIVLVYWSVLGLGAGALDSRFWGYAWNSVKVSGMAALICMILALPVVYLRSRYPSKVSAIIEKMSYAGYALPGVIVALGIIFIFNQYIPMLYNTFYLVAIAFVIRFLPQAMQSTDASLSLISPRIDEAARSLGQPPWKVMIKVIIPSILPGILAGGALVFVSSIKELPATLLLRPPGFDTLAVRIWVETSEAIYHMAAPAALLIVIVSIIPLRYLLKKY
- a CDS encoding DUF2325 domain-containing protein — encoded protein: MSSLLIVGADRLGSIPQKLEGLGFKQITHVDGRKAQMVKKEIPSHIDLILVLTDFINHNLTSVLKKKAAEQNIPICYAKRSWCSIYQSIGRCNYECNKESQCPFK